The sequence below is a genomic window from Phalacrocorax aristotelis unplaced genomic scaffold, bGulAri2.1 scaffold_178, whole genome shotgun sequence.
GCGTGTGCGTGGCGTGTGCGTGGCGTGTGCGTGGCGTGTGCCTGGCGTGTGCGTGTGCACAGCGTGTGTGtggcgtgtgcgtgtgcgtggCATGTGCGTGGGCGCGGTGTGGGCATGTGTGTGCATGGCGTGTGCCTGGCGTGTGCGTGTACGcggtgtgtgcgtgtgtgcagcGTGGGCGTGGCGCGGGCCTGGCGTGTTCGTGGCGTGTGCGTGGGCATGGGCGTGGGCGCGGCGTGGGCGTGTGCGCGGCGTGGGCGTGTGCGTGGCGTgggcgtgtgcgtgtgtgcagcGTGTGCGTAGTGCGCGGCGTGggcgtgtgcgtgtgcgcggCGTGGGCGTGTGTGCAGCGTGGGCGTGGGCGCGGTGTGGGCGTGGCGCGGGCCTGGCGTGTTCGTGGCGTGGGCGTGGGCCTGACTGTGTGCGTGGCATGTGCGTGGGTCGTGTGCGTGGCGTGGGCGTGGCGTGGGCGTGTGCACGGGCCTGGCCGTGGGCATGGCGTGGGCGTGGCGTGGGCGTGGCATGTGCGTGGCGTGGGCGTGGGCGTGGGCGTGGCGTGTGCGTGGCGTGGGCGTGGGCGTGGCGTGGGCGTGGCGTGGGCGTGGCGCGGGCCTGGCGTGTTCGTGGCGTGGGCGTGGGCCTGGCTGTGTGCGTGGCATGTGCGTGGCATGTGCGTGGCGTGGGCGTGGCGTGGGCGTGGCGTGGGCGTGTGCGTGGCGTGGGCGTGTGCGTGGCGTGTGCGTGGGCGTGGCGTGGGCATGGCGTGTGCGTGGAGTGTGCCTggcgtgtgcgtgtgcgcggtgtgtgcgtgtgtgcagcGTGGGCGTGGCGCGGGCCTGGCCGTGGGCGTGGGCATGGGCGTGGGCGCGGCGTGTGCGTGGCGTGTGCGTGGGCGGTGTGCGTGGCGTGGGCGTGGCGTGGGCGTGGCGTGGGCGTGGCGTGGGCGTGGGCGTGTGCGTGGGCGTGGGCGTGGGCGTGGCGTGGGCGTGGCGTGTGCGTGGGCGCGCCCAGGCGTGCCCGGCGCGGGGCGGGTGCCGCGTGTCGCGGTGCCGGGGGCTCCGACGCTCCCTCCGGCGGCTCCGGCGGCGGCTGCaaagcaaaggggggggggggggggggttggggggtccCGCGACGGCGCCTGGGGAGAGACGGGGCCGACCCCCCCCGGGGGGGGCGCAGGGGGTCGCACCCCCAAACCGAGGGGacggggggtcccgggggggggtcGCAGCCCCCCCAAACCGAGGGGatgtggggggttggggggggggggggtcgcaCCCCCAAACCGAGGGGATGTGGGGGGTCCTGGAGGGGGGGGTTTCACCCCCAAATCGAGGGGATGTGGGGGGGTCTTGGGGGGGTGTCGCAGCCCCCCCAAACCGAGGGGATGTGGGGGGTCCTGGAGGGGGGGGTTTCACCCCCAAACCGAGGGGATGTGGGGGGTACTGGAGGGGGTCACAGCCCCCCTAAATAAAGGGGATGCGGGGGGGTCCTGGGTGGGGGTTCGCACCCCCAAACCGAGGGGACGGGGGGGTCCCTGGAGAGGATCAGAGCCCCCCCAAACCGATGGGACATGGGGGGGCCCTGGGGGGTGTCGCAGCCCCCCAAACCGGGGGGACTCAGACCCCAAGTGGGGGGcacgcgggggggggggcagcttCACAAACAGGAACACACAGGGGTTGGGCCCCAATTTGGGGGGGGGCACTGAGGGCAGGACCCCCCGATGGGGGGAGGAGGGCTGCACCCCCAAAtcttggggggggggatgtAGCAgcgtcccccagccccccccccagcgGGCTCCCACAATGCtctggggcacagctgggggggcacaggggggcACTGCGCCCCCCACCTCGGAGAGGcccagggggtgggggtggggggcaggacTTCCTGGTTTgctcgggggggggggtccctgccccccccatgTCACCCCTCGCCCCCCCCCAGGCATCCGGGTGCCCccaggggtgggtgggggacggggggcagggggctgtggggtgctaCGGtatgggtgctgggggggctgggggccaggACAATGTGGGTGCttgtgggtgctgtggggtgctaTGGGGCAGGGTGCAATGGGGTGGGAACCTGTGGGCGCTGTGGGGTGGGGatctgtgggtgctgtggggtagggggctgtggggtgctaTGGGGTGGGGATatgtgggtgctgtggggtagggggctgtggggtggggatctgtgggtgctgtggggcagagggTGCTGGGTGCTATGGGGTGGGGTACtgagggctgtggggctgggtgctgtggggtgccgTGGGGCAGGACTCCCTGTGGGGGGCACAGGCCCACTGCGCCTCCAGGTACTTgggggtgccggggctgggggagccgtgggggctgggggagccgtggggcggggcggggccgccgtggggcggggcggggcgcggcggggcggggcggggcggggcaggaCTCACTGTAGGGCACGCAGTCGTACTGCACCTCCAGGTACTTGTAGGTCCCCGGGCAGGGGTCGGGGAAGGCGTCGGAGCCGGCCACCACCACGCACTGCGTCCGGTTGTTGCACctgcggggggggtgggggggcacaggggggtgggggggacacgggggacacgggggggatggtggggacacgggggacatggggggatgGTGGGGACAcggtggggacacggggggatggtggggacacgggggacacaggggacacggggggacggggtgggggacacgggggacggtggggacacgggggacacgggggaatggtggggacacggggacagtGAGGACACGGGACACGGGGGGAtggtggggacacgggggacagtggggacacaggggacatggggggatGGTGGGGACGCGGGGGACGGTGGGGACGCGGGGGGAcggtggggacacggggggacgGTGGGGACACGAGGGACACAACACAGGACACGGAGGTGGGGACCTGGGCGCAGGGGACACCTCCCGTGGCCCAGGATGGGGGGACGGGGGACACGGGGACGTCCCTGCGCTGTCCACAGGCCCCTGAGCTGTGCCGTGTCCCCCTGTCCCTGTGCCACCccctgtccccgtgtccccacgctgtccccgtgtccccacgctgtccccatgtccctgtgccaccccctgtccccgtgtccccacgctgTCCCCATGCCCCCGTGCCACCccctgtccccgtgtccccacgctgTCCCCGTGTCCCTGTGCCACCCCCTGTCCCCAcgctgtccccatgtccccacgctGTCCCCGTGTCCCTGTGCAACCCCCTGTCCCCGTGTCCCTGTGCCACCccctgtccccgtgtccccacgctgtccccgtgtccctgtgccaccccccgtccccgtgtccccacgctgTCCCCGAGTCCCTGTGCCACCCGACagccccccatccctgcctgccccccgaTTCCCCCCAATGTCCCCTGTCACCGTCCCTGCACTGCACCACGTCCCTgggccgcccggccccggcccttGTCCCCACAGGGTCCCCACGGGGTCCCCACGGTGTCCCCAggctgccccacggccctgTGCCACCCACACACGGTGTCCCCACGTCGCCAGTCCTGTgtccccctgccacccccacgTCCCCCACATGTCCCCATCACCCCATGTGTCCCGGTGTCCCCAaaccccccgtgtccccacacCACCTGCTTGTCCTCGTGTGACTGCTTCCCCCGTGGCCTCAGCCGACCCCACGtccccaccctgtccccatgtccccgaCCTGTCCCCACGTCTGACTGCCTCCGCGacggccccgtgtccccacacCTTGTacctgtccccatgtcccctgcctgtcccccccatcccctgcctgtccccccatcccctgcctgtccccgtgtcccctgcctgtcccccccatcccctgcctgtccccgtgtcccctgcctgtacccccatcccctgcctgtccccccgtcccctgcctgtccccatgtcccctgcctgtcccccgtcccctgcctgtccccccgTCCCCTGCCTgtacccccatcccctgcctgtcccccgtcccctgcctgtcccccgtCCCCTGCCTgtacccccatcccctgcctgtccccatgtcccctgcctgtcccccctgtcccctgcctgtcccccatcccctgcctgtccccccgtcccctgcctgtcccatgtcccctgcctgtccccatgtcccctcccCGTACCCCCGTCCCCTGCCTGTACCCCCGTCCCCTGCCTgtacccccatcccctgcctgtccccatgtcccctgcctgtccccccgtcccctgcctgtcccccatCCCGTacctgtccccatgtcccctgcctgtccccccgtcccctgcctgtcccccatcccctgcctgtccccccttcccctgcctgtccccgtcccctgcctgtacccccatcccctgcctgtcccccccgtcccctgcctgtcccccatcccctgcctgtccccccgtcccctgcctgtccccatgtcccctgcctgtccccgtcccctgcctgtacccccatcccctgcctgtcccccccgtcccctgcctgtccccccatcccctgcctgtccccccgtcccctgcctgtccccatgtcccctgcctgtacccccatcccctgcctgtccccatgtcccctgcctgtcccccccgtcccctgcctgtcccccatCCCGTacctgtccccatgtcccctgcctgtacccccatcccctgcctgtcccccccatcccctgcctgtccccccgttccctgcctgtcccccccgtcccctgcctgtcccccccatcccctgcctgtccccatgtcccctgcctgtacccccatcccctgcctgtcccccccatcccctgcctgtcccccgtcccctgcctgtcccccccatcccctgcctgtcccccccgtcccctgcctgtccccccatccctgcctgtcccccccaTGCCCCCGTCCCCGCGCTCCCGTCCCCCGCACCTCTGGGCCATGATCTTGAAGGCGTCGGGCAGGTAGCACTGCACGTTCTCCATCTGGAAGGGGTCGGCGTCGCAGATCTTGTCGTCGGTGCGCCCGTAGTTGGCGTTCTCCACCATCACCACGTCGCTGCCCGGGCACCGCAGCTCGATGGGGTACCCCTCGCACGCCAGCTCCCGCCGCACCAGCCCGAAGGGCAGCCCGGCCCGGCTCAGCCCTGCGGGGGGCACGCCTGCGTCCTGCacgccccgccaccgcgccccCCGCCACGCCGCCCCCGCCACGCGCCCCCGCCACGGGAACCCCGCCACGGGAACCCCGCCACGGGAACCCCGCCCCGGgacccccgccccgcgcccctgCTCCGGGACCCCCGCCCCGGGAACCCCGCCCCGGgacccccgccccgcgcccctgCTCCGGGACCCCCGCCCCGGGACCCCCGCCCCGGGAACCCCACACCGGGAACCCCGCCCCGGGAACCCTGCCACGCGCCCCTGCTCCGGGACCCCTGCTCCGGGACCCCTGCCCAGGACCCCCGCCCCGGGa
It includes:
- the LOC142051229 gene encoding uncharacterized protein LOC142051229 isoform X1, whose amino-acid sequence is MPRGPIPRTGSVPGEAVGGRQRPPPPWPAPAPALRSLLVTAVLVTSATQGLSRAGLPFGLVRRELACEGYPIELRCPGSDVVMVENANYGRTDDKICDADPFQMENVQCYLPDAFKIMAQRCNNRTQCVVVAGSDAFPDPCPGTYKYLEVQYDCVPYSESCPAPPRPAAPRPAPRRPRPAPRLPQPPRLPQPRHPQVPGGAVGLCPPQGVLPHGTPQHPAPQPSVPHPIAPSTLCPTAPTDPHPTAPYPTAPTYPHPIAPHSPLPHSTHRSPPHSAHRFPPHCTLPHSTPQHPQAPTLSWPPAPPAPIP
- the LOC142051229 gene encoding uncharacterized protein LOC142051229 isoform X2; amino-acid sequence: MARPRPRPAQPPRHRRPRHLGHPSDVVMVENANYGRTDDKICDADPFQMENVQCYLPDAFKIMAQRCNNRTQCVVVAGSDAFPDPCPGTYKYLEVQYDCVPYSESCPAPPRPAAPRPAPRRPRPAPRLPQPPRLPQPRHPQVPGGAVGLCPPQGVLPHGTPQHPAPQPSVPHPIAPSTLCPTAPTDPHPTAPYPTAPTYPHPIAPHSPLPHSTHRSPPHSAHRFPPHCTLPHSTPQHPQAPTLSWPPAPPAPIP